The window CAGGAATCGAGAAGCGCACGTCGCCGAACCGGCCGTAGCGTGACCGAAGAACCGCGCCGAACCCCGAACGACCGCTGGAGAACACGATGACCAAGCCCACGAGGAAGTCCGCGCCGCACGTCGCCGACAGCCACGACCTGATCCGCGTCCACGGCGCGCGCGTGAACAACCTCAAGGACGTCAGCGTCGAGCTGCCGAAGCGGCGCCTGACGGTGTTCACCGGCGTCTCCGGCTCCGGCAAGAGCTCATTGGTGTTCAGCACGATCGCCGCCGAGTCGCAGCGGCTGATCAACGAGACCTACAGCACCTTCGTGCAGGGGTTCATGCCGACGCTGGCCCGCCCGGACGTCGACGTGCTGGACGGGATCACCACCGCGATCATCGTCGACCAGGAACGGATGGGCGCCAACGCGCACTCCACCGTCGGCACCGCGACCGACGCGAACGCGATGCTGCGCATCCTCTTCAGCCGGCTCGGGCAGCCGCACATCGGCTCGCCCCAGGCGTTTTCGTTCAACGTCGCCTCGATCAGCGGCGCGGGCGCGGTCACCATCGAGAAGGCCGGGCGGCAGATCAAGGAGCGCCGCAGCTTCAGCATCACCGGCGGCATGTGCCCGCGCTGCGAGGGCCGCGGCAAGGTCAACGACATCGACCTGACCGCGCTCTTCGACGAGAACAAGTCGCTCAACGAGGGCGCGATCACCATCCCGGGCTACAGCATGGAGGGCTGGTTCGGCCGCATCTTCCGCGGCTCCGGTCTCTTCGACCCGGACAAGCCGATCAAGAAGTTCACCAAGAAGCAGTTCAACGACCTGGTCTACAAGGAACCGACGAAGATCAAGGTCGAGGGCATCAACCTGACCTTCTCGGGGCTGGTCCCGGCGATCCAGAAGTCCATGCTGGCCAAGGACGTCGACTCGATGCAGCCGCACATCCGCGCGTTCGTCGAGCGAGCCGTCACGTTCACGACCTGCCCCGACTGCGACGGCACGCGGCTGTCCGCCGAGGCCCGGTCGTCGAAGATCGACGGGATCAGCATCGCCGACGCGTGCGCGATGCAGATCAGCGACCTCGCCGCGTGGGTGGGGAAGCTGGCCGAGCCGACGGTCGCGCCGCTGCTGGACGCGCTGAAGCACACGCTCGACTCGTTCGTCGAGATCGGGCTCGGCTACCTCTCGCTCGACCGTCCATCCGGGACGCTGTCGGGCGGGGAAGCCCAGCGCACCAAGATGATCCGCCACCTCGGGTCGTCGCTCACCGACGTCACCTACGTCTTCGACGAGCCGACGATCGGCCTGCACCCGCTCGACATCCGGCGCATGAACGACCTGCTGCTGCAGCTGCGGGACAAGGGCAACACGGTGCTGGTCGTCGAGCACAAGCCGGAGGCGATCGCGATCGCCGACCACGTCGTCGACCTCGGGCCGCGCGCCGGCTCCGAGGGCGGCGAGGTCGTGTTCGAGGGCACCGTGGCCGCGTTGCGCAAGAGCAAGACGCTC of the Amycolatopsis sp. NBC_01488 genome contains:
- a CDS encoding excinuclease ABC subunit UvrA; this translates as MTKPTRKSAPHVADSHDLIRVHGARVNNLKDVSVELPKRRLTVFTGVSGSGKSSLVFSTIAAESQRLINETYSTFVQGFMPTLARPDVDVLDGITTAIIVDQERMGANAHSTVGTATDANAMLRILFSRLGQPHIGSPQAFSFNVASISGAGAVTIEKAGRQIKERRSFSITGGMCPRCEGRGKVNDIDLTALFDENKSLNEGAITIPGYSMEGWFGRIFRGSGLFDPDKPIKKFTKKQFNDLVYKEPTKIKVEGINLTFSGLVPAIQKSMLAKDVDSMQPHIRAFVERAVTFTTCPDCDGTRLSAEARSSKIDGISIADACAMQISDLAAWVGKLAEPTVAPLLDALKHTLDSFVEIGLGYLSLDRPSGTLSGGEAQRTKMIRHLGSSLTDVTYVFDEPTIGLHPLDIRRMNDLLLQLRDKGNTVLVVEHKPEAIAIADHVVDLGPRAGSEGGEVVFEGTVAALRKSKTLTGRHLDDRASLKPSVRTPSGFLEVRGASTHNLQDVDVDVPLGVLVVVTGVAGSGKSSLIHGSVSGGEGVVTVDQTGIRGSRRSNPATYTGLLEPIRKAFAKANGVKPALFSANSEGACPNCNGAGVVYTDLGIMAGTATPCEVCEGKRFNAEVLEYTFGGRDISEVLGMSVAEALEFFADGDAALPAAHKVLTHLTDVGLGYLTLGQPLTTLSGGERQRIKLATHMAEKGGVYVLDEPTAGLHLADVEQLLGLLDRLVEAGKSVIVIEHHQAVMAHADWIIDLGPGAGHDGGRVVFEGTPADLVKSRKTLTGEHLAEYVG